The sequence below is a genomic window from bacterium 336/3.
AGAAATAGACCACAAAAAGACTAAAATTACAAATGAAGCTCTTGCTTTTCCATTCAAGATACCTAATAAATACAAAAAAATGGACTAAAAAATAGATATCTGTTGATAAATACTTAGTCATACCTAAAAGAGAATAAAGATTAATAGAATCTTTATTCTCTTTCTCTTTTTTCAAAAAATAATATAATTCCTTAGTTTTTTATATCTAAAAACTTTGGTTTCAAAATAATGATATATTTGTGTATAATTTACACATAATATATGGAAATTGTACAGAATATCAAGGTTGCAGTAGATGCCATTGTGTTTGGATATGCTCATAATCAGTTACATGTACTCTTAATTAAACAGAAGTTTGGAGAACTGAAAAATCAATGGGCTTTGGTAGGAGGCTTTGTAAAAGACTCTGAAACGCTTCAAGATGCTGTAAACAGAGAGCTTCAAGAAGAAACTGGCATTCAAGTCAATTACTTGGAGCAACTCTTTACTTTTGGCGATAATATACACCGAGATCCTCGATTTAGAGCCATTTCTGTAGCTTATTTTGCTCTCGTTAATTCCACTACACTCACTCCAACACCAAACACAGATGCTGAAGAAGCTCAGTGGTTTTCTATCAAAAATCTGCCTCCATTAGCCTTCGATCACCAAGAAATCATTGAAATGGCTTACAAAAGACTGCAAAACAAACTAACTTATCAGCCCATAGGCTTTGATTTACTACCCAAAGCATTTTTGTTTTCTGATTTAGAAAACCTCTATTGTACTATTTTAGAGAAAGAAATTGATAGGAGGAACTTTAGAAAAAAAATTTTAAGCTTTGGAGTGATTGAAGAAACAGAACTTTTTGCCTCTAAAAAAAGTGGTAGACCAGCCAAACTTTTTAAGTTTAATAATCAGAAATACAATGATTTAATGAAAGATGGGTTTCTATTTGAAATTAAATTTGCGTAAATTTTACGCAAAATGTTTTGATAAGATAAATATCTTATTTATACTTGTGTAGTTATTAGACAAAATATCTTATGGTACTTCATCTTGATAAAAATTTCAAACCTGTTTCAGCAAAAGAAATCGAATATGAATCTTTTACTTTCTCAGGTGGAGAGCCTCACATCAAAATCAATCCTGATTTTGATAAATCGGAGGCTGTAACCATTACACACCGACTCAACTCTTTCAACGATTTGGGTTTACTTTGTGTAGCAGTAGATGCCCTTAAGAGAATGCAAGCTCAAATTTTAGATTTGGTCATTCCTTATTTTCCTGCTGCTCGACAAGATAGAGTGATGGTACAAGGCGAAGCACTTTCTGTGAAAGTCTATGCTGACATCATTAATTCTTTAGGTTTTAAGAAAGTTGTAGTATTTGATGCTCATTCTGAAGTTACACCAGCTTTGGTTCACAACTGTCAGGTAGTGCCAAATTATGAGTTTATCAGGCAGATAATAGATAAAATAGGAAATGTAAAACTCATTTCTCCAGATGGAGGAGCTTTGAAAAAAATCTATAAAGTTTCTGAGGCATTAGGAGGTATCGAGGTAGTAGAGTGTAGTAAAAGCCGAAATGTAAAAACAGGGCAGCTACTTAATTTTAAAGTATATGCAGATGATTTGGCAGGCGAAAATTGTCTGATTGTAGATGACATTTGTGATGGTGGAGGTACTTTTATAGGTTTGGCTCAGGAACTCAAAAAGAAAAATGCAGGAAAGTTGTATTTAGCTGTTTCACATGGCATTTTTAGCAAAGGCTTTACTGAACTTGCACAACATTTTGAACATATTTTCACTACGGATTCTATCAAAGAATTGAATGATAGTTGTTTAACACAAATCCAACTCAATCATGGACTTCTATCTTGATACCCAAAATTCATTAAATCGTCTGATGGAAGAATACAAACAATATAATTCTTTGGTGGTAGCCTTCGATTTTGATGATACTGTTTACGATTTTCATAAAAAAGGTAGAATTTACCATGATGTGATGGCTTTGCTCAGAAAGCTCAAATCTATCAATTGCTATCTAATTTGCTGGACAGGGCAAGAAAATCCAGAATTTGTGGCTCAATATTTAAAGGAAAACGATATTCCTTTTGATGCAATTAACGAAAATCCTCCATTTCATAAGTCCACAAGTAGGAAAGTGTATGCCAATGCCTATTTGGATGATAGAGCAGGCTTGCATCAAGTATATCAAGAATTAAAATATCTAACCGAAAATATCTAAAATTATGAATCCACTACTTCTTACAGATGGTTACAAAGTTGACCATCGCAGACAGTACCCAGTAGGCACAAGTTTGGTATACTCCAACTGGACACCCAGAAAAAGCAGAATAGAAGGTGTTGATGAAGTTGTATTTTTTGGCTTACAATACTTTATCAAGAAATACATTTTAGAAGATTTTGAAACACATTTCTTCAAAAAGCCTAAAGAAGAAGTAGTTGCTGAATACAGACGAAGAATCAATTATTATTTAGGCGAAAATGAAGTAGGTACAAAGCATATTGAAGATTTACACGATTTGGGTTATATTCCAATGATTATTAAGGCATTGCCAGAAGGTGTAAGTGTACCCATCAGAGTACCCATGTTTACAATGTACAATACATTGCCTGAGTTCTTTTGGCTCACCAATTATTTTGAAACATTGGTTTCTGCTGTAGTTTGGATGCCTTGTACATCAGCTACCATTGCCAAACAATACAGAAAAATTTTAGAACAATTTGCTAAAGAAACTTCTTCTATACCCGAATTCGTAGATTGGCAAGGACATGACTTCTCTATGCGTGGTATGGCAGGCATTGAAGCTGCTTTGATTTCTGCAAGTGGGCATTTATTGAGTTTTAGTGGAACAGATACCATTCCAGCCATAAGCCTTTTAGAAAAATATTATAACACCAATGCAGAAAAAGAGCTCATAGGAGGTTCTGTTTCTGCTACTGAACACAGTGTTATGTGTATGGGAACTATTGAGGATGAAATAGGAACTTTCAGGAGACTAATTTGTGATGTTTATCCTAAAGGGATTGTTTCTATTGTTTCGGATACTTGGGATTTATGGAAAGTACTCACAGATTATTTGCCCAAACTGAAAAACGAGGTGATGAGTCGTGAAGGTAAAGTGGTGATACGTCCAGATAGTGGTGATCCTGTGGATATTATTTGTGGTAATCCAAATGGAAAAAATGATAATGAAAGAAAAGGGGTAATAGAACTTCTTTGGGAAACTTTTGGTGGACAAACTAATGCAAAAGGCTTTAAAGAGCTAGACTCACATATTGGAGCAATCTATGGCGATAGTATCACGATGGATAGAGCTATTCAAATTTGTAAAAGACTTAAAGATAAAGGATTTGCTTCTACCAATGTGGTATTGGGTATAGGCTCTTATACATATCAGTATAATACTCGTGACACTTTTGGTTTTGCTATGAAAGCCACTTATGGTGAGGTAGAAGGTGTGGGTAGAGCAATCTTTAAAGACCCTATCACTGATGATGGTACAAAGAAATCTGCCAAAGGACTTATGAAAATAACACTTGAAAATGGAGTATATAAACTCACTGACCAAGCTACTTGGGAGCAAGAAAAGCAAGGTGAACTCAAAGAAGTCTTCAAAGATGGTAAATTGGTGGTAGAGCAGAGTTTATCTGAAATTAGACAAAGACTAAAAGAAAGTTTGTAATAAACAATAGACTTAGTTATTTTTATATTCTTCAAAGTGTTTTATGTAGCATTTTGAAGAATATTTTTGTTTCTATAAACTCTATGAACAATCTCAAATATGGAAAACAAACGATTAGAATATTTTTAACATAATTGATAAATATAACTTTTTGGGAATTAAAATGAAAAAATTGAATTTAACACTATCTATTTGGCTTTTTTGTATGGTATCTGTATTTGCACAGAAATTATCAGAGGAAGAAGTAAAAAAACTTTTTGAGGAAGCATGGAATACCTCCAATGATATAGAGAAAGCCTCTAAAAATAAAAAAATATTGGCAGAAGCCCCTGATACACCTTATGGCTTGCATTCTAAGGCATGGCTTGAAATGAAGAAAGGTGAAATAGAATTATCTGTTTTAACATTAGATACATTAATTCAAAAACATCCTGAATTCTGGCAGGCATACTGTAGTCGTGCTGTTTGTAAAGAATTTCAGAAAAAATACCAAGAAGCCATACAAGATTATGATAAAGCCCTTGAAATCAATCCAAATGTTGCAATAATTTTTAATAATCGTGGATTATTAAAATATGAATTAAATGACCAACAAGGTGCTATACAAGACTACAATAAAACTTTGGAAATTAACCCTAAATTAGCTCAAACATACTATAATCGTGGGTTGTCAAAATATAAAATAGAGGATATATCAGGAGCTATAAAAGACTATAGCAAAGCCATCGAAATCAACCCAAAACTATTGGGTGCATATCTTAATCGTGGAAATCTAAGAGCTAAATTAGGGGATAATTTGGGTTCTGTACAAGATTATAATAAAATCCTTATTATTGATTCTAAAAATGCAGAAGCATATTATAATCGGGGTGTGGCAAAAGCTGAATTGGGTGATTTAGAAGGAGCTATGAAAGATTATAACAAGGCTTTGGAACTCAATCCTAATTTTACTCATGTTTATGGTAATCGTGGAATTTTAAGAGATAAATTAGGTAATAAACAAGGTGCTATGCAGGATTACAACAAAGCTCTTGAAATTGACCCAGAATTTGCGGAAATCTATGGAAATCGTGGAATTTTAAGGGATAAATTAGGTAATACACAAGGTGCTATGCAGGATTATAATAAAGCTCTTGAAATTAATCCCAAATTTGCAGAAGTGTATTTGAATCGTGGAAATTTAAAAAATAAGCTTGATGATAGACAAGGTTCTATACAAGATTATGATAAAGCCCTTGAACTCAATCCGAAATATTCTGAAGTGTATTATAATCGAGGAATTTTAAAATCAGATTTAGAGGATAAGAAAGGGGCTATGGAAGATTATAACAAAGCTCTTGAAACCAATCCAAAGTATCATGAAGCATACTATAATCGTGGCGTACTCAAAACTGAATTAAATGATGAGCAAGGAGGTCTAAAGGACTTTAACAAAGCTCTTGAAATTAATCCTAAATTCCATCAAGCGTATTACAATAGAGCAGTATTAAAAGCAAAATCAGGTGACCAACAAGGAGCCTTGAACGATTATAACAAGGCTCTTGGAGTCAATCCAAAATTGACTCAGGCTTATGTAAATCGTGGAGTGTTAAAAGATGAATTAGGTGATATACAAGGAGCAATAGAAGATTATAACAAAGCGATTACCTTGAATCCCAAATTTGCAGAAGCATATTATAATCGGGGTGTGGCAAAAGCAAAATTGGGTAACAAACAGGGAACTTGTACAGATTGGAACAAAGCAAAAGAATTAGGACTCATACAAGTAGATAGTTTAATTCAGCAGTATTGTAAATAAATTCTTATGGCTTTTTTGCAATAGGTTAATATTTATAAAGTTTGCATAATCAAATTAATAATTTCTTTTATTTCATCTGAATGAGTTTTGTTTTTAGTAATTACTCTTAAACCAGCAAGATTGCTATAAAGATACTTTGCTAAAACTTTAGAATTGTTTTTTTGAGAAATTTGCCCCAAATCTTGTCCTTTTTGTAAAGCATTTTCCAAGGCTAATTCCATCTGTTGTTTATTGCTATTAATAATTTGAGCTATTTCTTCATCAGTATGTGCTAACTCTATGGTGCTATTGGTCATAAAACACCCCTTTTGCGAACATTTTTCTATATCCCGAACGATACTATAAAATATATCTTCAATGGTTTTTCTTATATCCGAAGAATCTCTCAGCATATTGATAACAATGCTTGTATAATCTTCTTGATATTTTTTCAATGATTCTAAAAAAAGATTTTTTTTATCCGTAAAAGTATCATAGATACTTGAACGGCTTAATCCTAAGCCATCTACTACATCTTGCATGGAACAAGCATTATAACCTTTCTCCCAAAAAAGTTGTATAGCTTTATCCAGCACTTTATCTTGATTAAATTCTTTGTTACGAGGCATAACACGTTAGTATTATATATTTGTACTGTGTGCAAAATAAACTACTTTGCAACACAATACAAATATACAGATTTGGAACAATCATTCCAAAAAATGATAAAAAAATTAACCAATTACCCCAGGGTTAATATTGATTCCTCCATCAATGTTAATTTCTGCTCCTGTAATAAATGAAGCATCATCAGAGGCTAAAAAAGCTACTAATTTTGCTACTTCTTCTGGCTGACCAAAACGTTTTAAAGGCACACGATTCTGCATTGCCTGAGCAAAACCATCTAACATTTCCTGAGGCATGCCTGCTTTACCAAAAATAGGAGTGGCTACGGGACCTGGATTGACAGCATTGATACGAATTTTACGTGGAGCAAGCTCTGTTGCAGCAGTTCTCGTAAAGGAGTTCATGGCTGCTTTGCTGGCAGCATAAATAGCAGTATTAGCCATGCCAGTATAAGCATTTACAGAAGAAAGATTGATAATAGAAGCTCCTTCTGAAAGAAAAGGCAAGAATTTTTCTAAGGTAAATACAGCCCCTTTAAAATTAATGTCCATTTGTTCATCAAATACATTTTCGGAAATCTGACCAATAGGAGTGGGTTTAAATACACCAGCATTGATAAAAAGAATATCTACTTTACCATATTGAGCCTTGATTTGCTCAGCTAGTTTATCTAATTGAGTAGTATCGGCAACATCAGCCACCAAACCAATAGCATTTTCGCCCAATTGTGATGCAGCTTCTTTGACTGCATCTGCATTACGTCCTGTAATGATAACTTTTGCACCCTGATTTAACATTTCTTGTGCAGTAGCATATCCAATGCCACTATTACCACCTGTAATCACTGCGATTTTGTTTTCTAACTTTTGCATATAAATGAATTTTAATTTGGAATAATCGTTCCGTAAAGATATGTAATTCGGAATGAATGTTCCAAATTGAAAACGAAGTATTTTCTGAAATATTTTATTGAATTCTGATAAATAAGAAGTTATGCTTTATTCTTTGAATAAAGTAAAGAAAATAAGGAGGCAAATATTTAAGTATAGGCAACCATAAAAATGTATATTACTGAGCAATTTTTATAGAATATTATGTACAGCCCTGAATTTGAAAACTTGTTGCTACTTTTGAAAAGTGAAAATACTTTTCAGGTAGGTTTAGAGCTTGCTCTTGAAAGATAGGACGAATTTAGACTTATATAACAGTAATCTTATAGAAATACTTGTAAATATTGTATTGCTATCTAATTTACAAAATTTAGATTTAAGTAATAATCAATTAACTTTCCCCAAAGAAATTGGAGAATTGAAAAATTTGAAAGAATTGCATTTGGGAATAAATAAATTAACTACACAAGAAAAAGAAAAAATAAAAGCACTTTTGTCAAATTGTAATGTAGAATTTGACTAAAATAGATTCTCTTATAATTTTCAAAAAAAGCAACCCTCAACGTTTATTTCAAAGTGTTATAAAAATCATTAATAATTCTGTAGAACAAACACATATTTTTTGTAATTTTGCAGAAAAATGAAATAGGAAGAAAATACGATTATGATTTCTACAGAAAATGTAACTCTACAGTATGGTAAACGCACCTTGTTTGAGGATGTAACCATTAAATTCAATCCTCAAACTTGTTATGGATTGATTGGTGCGAATGGGGCGGGAAAATCAACTTTTCTGAAAATTCTTGCTGGTGAAATTGAACCCAACAAAGGCAGTGTAAATATGCCTCCTAACACTCGTTTGTCTGTACTCAAACAAAATCACTATGAGTTTGATGAGTTTACTCCCTTACAAACAGTGATGATGGGACACAAACGTCTTTATGATGTTTTAGCTGAAAAAGATGCTATTTATGCAAATCCTGATGCCACAGAAGATGATTTTATGAGAGCAGGAGAGTTAGAGGGTATTTTTGCAGATTTAGATGGTTGGAATGCTGAACCCGAAGCAGCTAAACTTTTGAGTGGTTTAGGAATTGTTGAAAGCCAACATCATACAGAACTAAAATATCTAAACGAAAGCGAAAAAGTTCGTATTTTATTAGCTCAAGCACTTTTCGGTAACCCTGATGTATTACTATTAGATGAGCCTACCAATGGTTTGGATATTGAGTCTGTTACTTGGCTCGAGAATTTCTTGATGGATTTTGAAAATACAGTAATTGTAATTTCCCACGACAGACACTTCTTGGATGCTGTTTGTACAGCTATTGCTGACGTTGATTTCAAGAAAATACAATTATATGTGGGTAACTACTCGTTTTGGTACGAATCGAGCCAGTTAGCTTTACGTCAAAAACAAGACCAGAATAAGAAAACTGAAGATAAACGTAAAGACCTTGAAGAGTTCATTCGTAGATTTAGTGCCAATGCTTCTAAATCTCGTCAGGCTACTTCTAGACAACGTTTGTTGGAGAAATTAACTCTAGAAGATATCACACCTTCTTCAAGAAAATACCCTTATATTGCCTTCAAAGCTGATAGAGAAGCAGGTGACCAACTACTTTCAGTAGAAAATCTTACCAAAACGGCTGAAGATGGAACTGTTTTGCTTAAGAATGTAACTTTTACACTTAGAAAAGGTGAGAAAGTTGTTTTCTTATGTAGAAATCCTAAAGTCTTAACCACTTTGTTTGATATATTGATGGAAGAAACTAAACCTGATAGTGGAGAATTCCGTTGGGGTGTAACTACCACAAGAGCTTATTTACCTACAGATAATAGTTCTTTCTTTGATGGAATAGACCTTAATTTAGTAGATTGGCTTAGACAATACTCTGCAGAAAAAGATGAGAGCTTTATCAGAGGCTTTTTGGGTAGAATGCTTTTCTCTGGAGAAGAAGCTCTCAAACAGGCAAAAGTTCTTTCTGGAGGTGAAAAGGTACGTTGTATGCTTTCAAGAATGATGTTGAGTGGTTCTAATGTGCTACTATTAGATGAGCCTACCAATCACTTGGACATGGAAAGTATTATTTCTTTAAACAATGCCATGACAGATTTTGCAGGAACTATGTTATTTACCTCACATGACCACCAACTTGTTCAAACAGTTGCTACTCGTGTGATAGAAATCAAAGAAGAAGGCATCATTGATAAATTATCTACTTATGACGAATATTTAGAAGAAAAAGCTTCTAAAACTGCTGTATAAAACTAAAAAACTCGCTTCAGGCGAGTTTTTTTATTATTTGTTCAAAAGAGCCATTTCTTTGGAAAGATACTTTGGCAATGTTTTGAGAGCAATATCCAAACGTTCTTTATTTTCCTGTTTTCTTTTTACATCCTCTATATAATGGTTGTAATTAAGAAATAAATAACACATAATAACTCTATTATAATCATCAAGTTCTTTATCAGCTATTATTTCCAAAATTTTTGTTTCAATTGCTTTTGCTTCACGACTCTCGGACAAAGCTCTACCCAATCTACCCACATCTCCATAATAATGATTTTTATTGGCATTCTCCATTCTGAATGTAATGCCCAAAAGAAGGTTTTTTACATCAATATCTAAAACTTCTAACTCCTTGATATAGGTTTGTCTTCCTGCCCAAGCATAACTGCCATCAGTTACTCTTTCAAATCTGTCATTCATAATATCCAAATGGGCTCGCAAAAAGATTTTCCAATAGGCTGTTTCTGCTGATAATTTGGCGATATTCAAGGCATGAACTCTTGGACTATCATCTTGACTACAACCACCTACCACTCTACGACCTCTTTTTAACTCCAATTCAACTTTTTTTGAATGATAACGCCCCACATATTCCTCAAACTCGTCATCACAACCACCTTTTTCTAGAGCTTCTTTTAAAGCATCTTGAAATAAAATATCAAACTTCTTATCAGTTTTTTTTAATTTATCAATCTTAGAAATCCTAAGAGAATCCCAAATTCGATAATTTTTTAGATATGTGTCATAATTTTCATCATTGTAATCTTCATATTTGGGTCTATTTGTAGCATTATGTAGATAATCTAAGAATTTAAAAATATTGCTATTTTCTTGATAACCATAATGTTTATCAAGTTTCTCATCAAAAATTTGTGTAGTCGTATCTATCATACAATTTGAGTATTGTATCATTCGGGCATATTTTTCAGGAATGGGTTGGTTAGAAAACTCCTCTATGAAATAGAAAGCATTCAAAGATGCTTCAGAATATTCACTCTTCTCTGAATAATTATATATCCATTTATTTTTTAAGGGATTATTTTGTTTATCATGTGTATGAATTGTATAGTCTTCAACACCAATGCTATTGAACGTGGTTACATTTTTTTTATCATAATCTATGTAACTGTATCTTACAATCAATAATTCTTTATGAATTTCTGCCTTTTTATATTTTTTTATAAAATCATCAAAAGAAATCTTATTGTCTAAATCTAATTTTGCTTTATTAGCGTTATTACCACTCAAAGAAATATAATGAGCTTTTCCTTGCATTTGAGATAAGTAAGTTTGATTTAATTCACAGACTTTAAACTTGAGATTCAAAGAGTCTACAATTTTCTTAAGAGGCTTTATGGTTTCATCAGAGTAAATCAATCCATTGCCTAATATATTAAATTCGGTGTTTTGGGCAAAAGCAGAATGTCTCATCCATAGGGCTAGGAAAAGAAAAATAGATTTCATAGAGTTATAGCGTTTAAAATGAATAGCTTAAGCAATATAACAAGATTTCTTAATATTAAAATAAAATAGACAATAAAAATGGATAACCTAAAAACTAAGTTATCCACATAAAATGTGAGAATATTACCTTACCATTTCAGCGTTTTCTTTTCTAAGAAATAAGCTATTCCTTTTTTACAATCTTCGCTTTCTCGAGCGTGAGCATTTTGCTTTGCTGCAAAAGAAAGAGCCTCTTTGAGAGCCATTTCTTGGACTTGAGCAATCATTTGTTTGGTCGTTTGCATACTCTGAGAAGAGTTATTTTCACAAAGACTTTGAGCAAATGTTTGGACTTTACCTTCTAATTCATTGGGTTCAACGATAAAATTGATTAAACCGTATTCCAAGGCTTTTTGAGCCGAAATCAAATCGCCTGAAAGTAACAATTCTTTGGCTCTGCCTTCTCCAATTTTTCTAAGCAAAAATACCATTACAATGGCAGGGATAAAGCCGATTTTTACTTCTGTATAGCCAAATTGAGCTTCGGGAACTGTAAAAGAAAAATCGCAAACCGTAGCCAAACCAGCTCCACCAGCAATGGCATGCCCATGAATTTGCCCAATGACTACTTTGGGATGTGTGTAAATAAGCTCAAAAAGTTCTTTGAGGTGTGAGGAATCTGCAAGATTTTCCTCAAAAGTATTTTTTTGAAGCGTTTGCAAATACTCTAAATCTGCTCCTGCACAAAAAACTTTTCCATTGGCCTTTAAAACAATTATTTTAGCATTATCGTCCTTTTCAGCCTGTCTAAAAGCTTTTTTTAATTCTTCAACTACTTTGAAGTTTAAAGCATTGCGTTTTTCAGCTCTATTGAGAGTAATATAAGCAATTCTGTTTTCTACGTGATAAGTTACAAACTCCATAAATTCATATTATTTTTATGAAAAATTACTCTTACTATTTTCTTTAGCTGCTTCCAAGTCATCACGCAGGTTTTTCTGAACAGCAATGGCTCCAAAAAGAGATAACATAAAAGCAAAAATATAAAACCCTTTTTCACTAGGTAAAATATTGGTATTCCAAAGACCTACAGCTAACAATACAATAGATAAAATTGTCCCAAACCAACAAATACCATAATAAATGTCAGTTACAGGTAAGCCTTCCATACGATCACGTACACTTTTTTGAAGAGAAACTACTGCAAAAAGCCCAAAAAATAAGACTGTAAAATAAAATCCTTTTTCGCTTAAAAGCATTTCGGCTCGCCATAGCCCTACTAAAAAACCAATAGCTCCTGTACCTAAGGCAATCCAAGAAGCAGCTACAAAAGCACCAGATGTTTTTCTAACCATATTTAAAATTGTTTTTAGACATAAAAAGAGTTACACGAAACTCTTGTGTAACTTTTAAAAATAAATAAATATTATTTTTTTTCAACTTTTTTGTAAGTAAGTGTATTGCCTCTACCCATATAAGAAAGAGATAAAGTTTTGTCATCTAACTCAAGAATATACCAACACATATCAGTTTTTGAACAAGAAATATATTTGTCTTTCTCTTTTGGAGGATTTCTTTCTTTGTTTGCTTCTTTGTCTAATGGATTTTGACATTCATCTGATAATACGAAAACTTCATCTTCTATACTTTTTTCACCGTCATAAATATCTTTTCTAAGATTGTTCTCAAAAACTACAAAACTTTTAGAATCATCAATACTTTGCCACTTACCTTGTAGCAAATCCATAGTTGATTTTGTCGTTTTTTCTTCTGTTTTAGGTGTAGAGGTTTGAGTTGATTTTTCTGTAGAATCTTTTTTATCTTCTGTTTTTTTTGATGCTTCTTTCCCACAACTTGCTAAAAAAGATGTAAAAAGGAGGGTCAATCCGAAGTGTACGATTTTTTTGTTCATAGAATTAAATCATAAAAGTGTAACAAATAATTTATTATTCTCCAGTGTATTCAATATGATTTGTAGTCTTTGTCATAGATATATGATAATAAAAACCTGCATCTCTGTATTCTTTAGGTAGAAGTCCAAATATACTATCCCATACAAAATATACAACTTTTCTTATCATATCTTCATGAACAAAAAAGCTCTCATCAAGAAACCCACTAATAAAGGCAACAGAGTGATTCATTTGAGGTGTTTCCTGATAGTATGGATATTCCTCCACGAACTTAATTTTGATATTTATAAAACCATAATTGGGAGTAATATATACATAATCACCTATTTTTTCAGCTTTATGTTCTTGATTTTTATTAAAAAAACGAGCTAATACAATCTTTTCTTTACGATTAATATATACAGATCTTTGAATATTATCTTCTATATCAACTTGTTCATCACCAATAACAATCTCTATATCGCAACTAAAGTCATTGTATATAAATTTTTCAAAAATCATGATTCATAAAATAAGAAAGGTGTACATTATAGTACACCTAAATTTATTATTATTTAAAGTTAATCAGTCCAACTCATAGGGTAATTTTCATCAACATATTCCAACGCTTCTTCTGTAATGAAAAGAGGTTTGAACGTGTCAATCATTACTGCATATTCATGTGTTTCTTTTGCTCCAATACTTTTTTCTACTGTTCCAGGGTGTGGACCGTGAGGCAAACCACCAGGGTGTAGGGTAAATGAACCTCTATCAATACCTTTTCTACTCATAAATTCACCTTCTGCATAAAATAAAACTTCATCAGAATCTATGTTGGAATGGTTATAAGGTGCAGGAACAGAAAGAGGATGGTAATCGAATAAACGAGGAACAAACGAACAAATTACAGCTCCACCACACTGGAATGTTTGATGAATAGGAGGTGGCATGTGTATTCTGCCAGTAATGGGCTCAAAATCGTAAATGGAAAATGTATAAGGATATAGAAACCCATCCCAACCAACTAAATCAAGTGGAC
It includes:
- a CDS encoding ABC transporter ATP-binding protein — its product is MISTENVTLQYGKRTLFEDVTIKFNPQTCYGLIGANGAGKSTFLKILAGEIEPNKGSVNMPPNTRLSVLKQNHYEFDEFTPLQTVMMGHKRLYDVLAEKDAIYANPDATEDDFMRAGELEGIFADLDGWNAEPEAAKLLSGLGIVESQHHTELKYLNESEKVRILLAQALFGNPDVLLLDEPTNGLDIESVTWLENFLMDFENTVIVISHDRHFLDAVCTAIADVDFKKIQLYVGNYSFWYESSQLALRQKQDQNKKTEDKRKDLEEFIRRFSANASKSRQATSRQRLLEKLTLEDITPSSRKYPYIAFKADREAGDQLLSVENLTKTAEDGTVLLKNVTFTLRKGEKVVFLCRNPKVLTTLFDILMEETKPDSGEFRWGVTTTRAYLPTDNSSFFDGIDLNLVDWLRQYSAEKDESFIRGFLGRMLFSGEEALKQAKVLSGGEKVRCMLSRMMLSGSNVLLLDEPTNHLDMESIISLNNAMTDFAGTMLFTSHDHQLVQTVATRVIEIKEEGIIDKLSTYDEYLEEKASKTAV
- a CDS encoding nicotinate phosphoribosyltransferase; the protein is MNPLLLTDGYKVDHRRQYPVGTSLVYSNWTPRKSRIEGVDEVVFFGLQYFIKKYILEDFETHFFKKPKEEVVAEYRRRINYYLGENEVGTKHIEDLHDLGYIPMIIKALPEGVSVPIRVPMFTMYNTLPEFFWLTNYFETLVSAVVWMPCTSATIAKQYRKILEQFAKETSSIPEFVDWQGHDFSMRGMAGIEAALISASGHLLSFSGTDTIPAISLLEKYYNTNAEKELIGGSVSATEHSVMCMGTIEDEIGTFRRLICDVYPKGIVSIVSDTWDLWKVLTDYLPKLKNEVMSREGKVVIRPDSGDPVDIICGNPNGKNDNERKGVIELLWETFGGQTNAKGFKELDSHIGAIYGDSITMDRAIQICKRLKDKGFASTNVVLGIGSYTYQYNTRDTFGFAMKATYGEVEGVGRAIFKDPITDDGTKKSAKGLMKITLENGVYKLTDQATWEQEKQGELKEVFKDGKLVVEQSLSEIRQRLKESL
- a CDS encoding methylglutaconyl-CoA hydratase, with translation MEFVTYHVENRIAYITLNRAEKRNALNFKVVEELKKAFRQAEKDDNAKIIVLKANGKVFCAGADLEYLQTLQKNTFEENLADSSHLKELFELIYTHPKVVIGQIHGHAIAGGAGLATVCDFSFTVPEAQFGYTEVKIGFIPAIVMVFLLRKIGEGRAKELLLSGDLISAQKALEYGLINFIVEPNELEGKVQTFAQSLCENNSSQSMQTTKQMIAQVQEMALKEALSFAAKQNAHARESEDCKKGIAYFLEKKTLKW
- a CDS encoding short-chain dehydrogenase gives rise to the protein MQKLENKIAVITGGNSGIGYATAQEMLNQGAKVIITGRNADAVKEAASQLGENAIGLVADVADTTQLDKLAEQIKAQYGKVDILFINAGVFKPTPIGQISENVFDEQMDINFKGAVFTLEKFLPFLSEGASIINLSSVNAYTGMANTAIYAASKAAMNSFTRTAATELAPRKIRINAVNPGPVATPIFGKAGMPQEMLDGFAQAMQNRVPLKRFGQPEEVAKLVAFLASDDASFITGAEINIDGGININPGVIG
- a CDS encoding phosphoribosylpyrophosphate synthetase, coding for MVLHLDKNFKPVSAKEIEYESFTFSGGEPHIKINPDFDKSEAVTITHRLNSFNDLGLLCVAVDALKRMQAQILDLVIPYFPAARQDRVMVQGEALSVKVYADIINSLGFKKVVVFDAHSEVTPALVHNCQVVPNYEFIRQIIDKIGNVKLISPDGGALKKIYKVSEALGGIEVVECSKSRNVKTGQLLNFKVYADDLAGENCLIVDDICDGGGTFIGLAQELKKKNAGKLYLAVSHGIFSKGFTELAQHFEHIFTTDSIKELNDSCLTQIQLNHGLLS
- a CDS encoding NUDIX hydrolase gives rise to the protein MEIVQNIKVAVDAIVFGYAHNQLHVLLIKQKFGELKNQWALVGGFVKDSETLQDAVNRELQEETGIQVNYLEQLFTFGDNIHRDPRFRAISVAYFALVNSTTLTPTPNTDAEEAQWFSIKNLPPLAFDHQEIIEMAYKRLQNKLTYQPIGFDLLPKAFLFSDLENLYCTILEKEIDRRNFRKKILSFGVIEETELFASKKSGRPAKLFKFNNQKYNDLMKDGFLFEIKFA